In the Acidobacteriota bacterium genome, AACTCGTCGCGGTCTCGACGAACGAACCTTCGCCGGTGCCTGAATACGTCGCCACGGCCGACCCATCGTCGGGACGGCCGACGATGAAGCCGCAGCGGCCGGCGTTCTCCTGGCGGATCAGCTTGAGGCCGGCCGAGACGTGGTCGAGTCGCTCGACCACCACGTGCTGCAGCAGGTCGCCGAGACAGGCCTCGACGGCGCGCTCGTACTTCGGTTCGACTTCGATGAAGTCGGCGAGGGCGCCCATCTGCCCCACCTTGCCGTTGGCGTTGACCAGCACCATGCGGGCCGCGTCGGCAAAGCCGGAGCGGTGGGTGTCGATCTCTTCGAGCGAATGCAGGCGGGCCGTCATCGCGGCCACTTCCTGCTCACGCGTGCGCACGTCCCGCGAGCGCCATTCGTGCTCGATGCGGGCGCTGGCCAGTTCCGACTCGCGGGCGGCGCGCGCCACCCTGGCGGCATCCAGGCCATCCTGCGCCCGTCGCAAGGCCTCGGCCGCCATCTGGCGCTGGGCGCGGGTTTTCTCGAGTTCGGCCGCCAGCTCGCTGGCTTCCAGTTCCAGCCGGCCCGCCGTCGCCATGGCGCGATCGCGCTGGGCGCCGGCGTTGTCGTGCGCGGCGTTGAGCGCGGTGATGGTGTTCAGCACCGCGTAGACGTCGGCGCGGGCGCGCTCCACGTCCTGCTCGAGGGCTTCGATGGCTTGTTGCGCGCGCGCGTACTCGTCGCCGGCCTCACTGGCCAGCGCCGACGCTTCGTCGCGGGCCGCGGCGGCCTCGCTCGCGGCGAGGCGGCGGCCTTCGAGGGCCAGCTGCTCGGGTTCGCGGCGTGCTTCGAGTTGCTGCTTCTCGACTTCGAGTTCGGCCGCGCGGGCCTGCAGCATCTCCGACTGCTGCGTATCGAGCGCGATCTGCTGCTGGCGGCGGTTGATCTCGAGTTCGTGGCCGTGCACGGTCTCGCGCGCAGCGGTCGCGGCGTTGTCGGCCGACGCCAGCTCAATGCGAATGCGCGCCAGGTCGTTCTCGACTTCGGCCAGCCGGGCGGCGGCGACACCTTCGTTGGTGCGCGCGTCCTGCAGGCGCGTGCGGGCCGTCTCGATCGCGTCCGACAGCGTGCGGTAACGCCGCGCGAACAGCACCTTTTCCCACCGGCGCATCTCGTCGCGCAGGCGGGTGTAGCGGCGCGCCTTCGCGGCCTGCCGCTTCAGCGAGCCACGCTGCTTGTCGATTTCGTAGACGATGTCGTCGAGGCGCGTGAGGTTCTGCTGCGCGGCTTCGAGCTTCAGCTCGGCCGAGCGGCGGCGCGCCTTGTACTTCGTGATGCCCGCGGCCTCTTCGATCAGCTGGCGCCGGTCGGTCGGGCGCGAGCTCAGGATCATCCCGATCTTGCCCTGCTCGATGATGGCGTAGGCCTTCTGGCCGAGGCCCGTATCCATCAGCAGTTCGTGGATGTCCTTCAGCCGGCACGACTGGCCGTCGATCAGGTATTCGCTTTCACCCGACCGGTACAACCGGCGCGTCACCTCGACCTCGCGGGTCGCCTGCTCGACGATCGCGGCGAGCTCGGGGTGATGGCCGTTGCCATTTCCGTTGGCTTCGTGGACCGGGGCGTCCTCGCCCATCTCCTTCAACAGGGATGGCGGGACGATGACGTTGCCGAAACGAAGACGGACTTCGGCGGCACCGGTGGGCTTGCGCGCATCGGAACCGTTGAAGATGACGTCTTCCATCTTGTCGCCGCGCAGGCTCTTGGCGCTTTGCTCGCCGAGCACCCACGTCAGCGCGTCGGCCACGTTGGACTTACCGCAGCCGTTTGGTCCGACGATGGCGGTGACGCCACGGTCGAATGCCAGCTCGGAGCGATCCGAGAAGGACTTAAAACCTGAGATTTCTAAGCGTTCGAGATGCATTTCGGGATGACTTGAAGGAAGCAGGCGCCAGTCTAACAAGCGCTGCCAATTGTGGCAAGGACGAAGACGACCCCAATATTTAGGGGGGTTGCCGTATTAAGACGCCGGGTTCAATTTTCGAAGAATGCCTTGAAAAATGAACCCGGCGTCCTGTTTACCGTCTTGCGGTGCGGGTCCTGAACTGGGCCTGCAACTGCTCAGCTTCGGGGAACTTGGAAATAGCGAACCTGGCCTGGGGGTCAACCGTGACCAGGCGCTGACGCGCCGTGGCGATGTCGAACACCGCCTCGTCGATGTGGTAGCGAATCATGGCGCGGATGAATTCGAGGTCCTTCGTCCAGTCGGCCTCTTCGATCTTCACGTTGCGGCCGGCGACGTAGGCCTTGAACTCGGCCACCATCGCGTCCTCAACCGCGAAGCCCTTCTTGACGATCTTGCGCGAGGGTCCGGAGTGGCCGATGCGCGTGTCGCCATCGGCGCTGTACTGCTCGGCGTAGCCGGCGAACAGCCCGCGGCCCTGCAGGGCGCGGCCAAAGCGCGTGGGCGAGAAGCCCTCGACCGGACCATCGAAGCGCAGGTCCGGTTCGATGCCGCCGCCCGAGTAGACCTTGCGGCCGCTGGTCGTGAGCTTCAACTGGTCGGCCGTCTTCGCGCGCTCGCCCTGGTCCTTGTAGGTATAGGTGATGTACTCGTCGAACGACGAGTCCCACGGGCGCTGAATCAGTCGGCCGCTCGGCGTGTAGTAGCGCGCGGTGGTGAGGGCGAGGCCGGCGCCACCGCTGATCTTGTAGACCGACTGCACCAGGGCCTTGCCGAAGGTCGTCTCGCCGACCACCAGCGAGCGGTCGTAGTCCTGCAGCGCGCCCGAGACGATTTCCGACGCGCTCGCGCTGTTACGGTTGACCAGCGTGATCATCGGCAGGTCCAGGTAGCCGGGCGTGTCGGTCGCGCGGTAGTCGGAGTCGGAGTTGGCGACGCGGCCGCGCGTGTAGACGACCATCGAACCCCTGGGCACAAAACGGTTGGTGATCTTAATGGCCTGATCCAGCTGCCCACCGGGATTGCTGCGCAGGTCGAGCACCAGGCGCTTCATGCCGCGCCTGGTGAGGGCCTCGAGCGCCAGGCCGAGATCTTCGTCGGTGTGCTCGGCAAAGTCGGTGATGCCGACGTAGCCGGTGGTCGCATCGATCATGAACGATGCCGACAGGCTCGGGATGCTCACCTGGTCGCGCATCACGTTCATTTCGAGCAGCCGCTCGAAGCCCTTGCGGCGCACGCCGATCTTCACAAACGTGCCCTTCGGGCCCTTGAGCTTGTTGACGGTGGCCTCGGTAGTCCAGCCCTTGGTGCTGGTGCCTTCGACATCGGCGATCACGTCGCCGCGGCGAATGCCGTTGGTGAACGCCGGCGAGCCTTCGAACACGCGCACCGCGGTGATGTCGCCGTCCACCGACTGAATGGTCAGGCCCAGACCGTAGTACCGCCCCTCCTGCCGCTCGCGCATTTGCGCGTAGCTACGGGGGTCCATGAAGCTCGAGTGGGGATCCAGCGTCTGCAGCATGCCGTTGATGGCGCCGTAGACCATGCGGTCCGACTCGACCGGCTGCGAATACTGACTCTGAATGGCGCTGAGCGCCGCCGTGAAGGTGCGGTAGTGCTCCGGCACCGTGTTGGTGGTGGCCTGCGCGCCCTTGCCGTAGACCCCGCCAATAACCGCGGAAACCACGATGGCGAGAACGGCAGCAACTACGGAGCGGTAACGCATAGGGCGATGCTAACTGACTACCCGGGTGTCCGCAACAACAGAAGGCCTGTCCCCCGTAGCCTTTGGCGAAGGGGGAGGTATACTCCATATTGGACGTCGGGGCCCTGAAAAGGGCCGTTTCCCGTCCTAGCAAGGGAGCTCTTCAATGTTTGGTTCTATCGGAATGCCCGAGCTCATCATCATCCTGGTGATCGCGCTCATCATTTTTGGCCCCAGAAAGCTCCCCGAGCTGGGCAAGTCGCTCGGCCGCAGCTTGAACGAGTTCAAGAAGGCGTCAACCGATCTCCAGAACACGCTGGAGCAGGAGATCAAGATCGAAGAGCAAAAAGAGGCCGCCGCGAAGCCCGAACAGACCGCGCCGCCCCACACGGTGACGCCCGGCCCAAGTTCCGAAGCTGACGCGCCCCGCGAGACGGTGTCCAGAACCTAGAACGTGGCGCTCGTTCCCTTCCCCAGCCAACGCCAAGACGACGATTCTCGAGACCTGCCCGCGCCGGTCTCGAGCACGTCGCCGTTCGAGGAGCCCGAAGAACCGGCCGAGGGCCGCATGACGTTCCTCGAGCACCTCGATGAACTGCGCAAGCGCATCACGCACGCCGTTGGCGCGCTGCTCGTCGGCTTCATCATCGCGTTCGCCTTCATCGAGCGCATTTTTGGATTTGTCTACCTGCACCTGGCCAAGGACGTGCCCGGCGGCAAGCTCATCTTCACCGAGCCGGCCGAGGCGTTTTTCCTGTGGATCAAGATCGCGGCGCTGACCGGCGTGCTGATCTCGTCGCCGTACATCATGTGGCAGGTGTGGCTGTTCATTGCTCCCGGGCTGTACTCGAAAGAGAAGCGGCTGGCCATTCCCTTCGTGCTGGTGTCGTCCAGCCTCTTCGTCGGCGGCGCGGCATTTGCGCACTATTTCGTGTTCCCGGCAGCGTGGCAGTTCTTCGCCTCGTTCTCCAACGAGTTCATGGAGTTCATGCCGCGGGTGGCGCCGGTCTTCAGCCTGTATGTGAAGCTGACGCTCAGCCTGGGCCTGGTTTTCCAGTTGCCGGTGCTGATCTTCGTCCTCGCCCGCCTTGGCATCGTCACGGCCGGCTTCCTGCTCAAGAACTTCAAGTACGCGGTGCTTTTCATCTTCATCGCGGCGGCCGTGATTACCCCCGACGGCAACCCGGTGGTCCAGGTCATGGTGGCCGGTCCCATGGTCGTGCTGTACTTGCTCGGAATTGCGGCCGCGTGGCTGTTCGGTAAATCCAAAAAACCAGATCGAGCGGACGATTAGACCTAAATGGCGTCTTTCGTTTGACTTCGGGGTTTTTCTGGTTCTAAACTGTCCGTATGAAAATCATTCGCCAGCTGGCGTTTGGCCTCTCTCTTACCGTCGTGGCTGCGTCCGGAGCCTGGGCGCAAGATGCCAAACCCGGCAGTAGCACAATTTTTGGCGACACCGGACTGTGGTTCGTGTCGACCGGCGAAACCTTGCCCAAGGGTAAGTGGAGCGGCGGACTGCAGCTGGTCAACTTCGACCGCAGCGAGGGCTTCAGCGACATCACCGACATCGGTGGCATGTTTGGCTTCGGCGTCAGCGACAGGGTCGAGTTGTTCGGCACGGTTGGCTTCCGCCGGATCGATGCCGACCTCGTGCCGGTCGCGCTGAACGGGCAGCCTCAGGATTACCTGATCAACAAGGGGTGGAGCACCGGCATCGGCGACATGGTGCTCGGCGCCAAGTTCAACCTGCTGTCGAAGGCCAACAGCTACAACTCGGCGTTGCGCGTGTCGGTGAAAGTGCCGACGGCCAGCGCCGACGATGGCCTGGGCACCGGCAAGGCCGACTTCCAGTTCGACCTGATCAGTTCGCGCGAGTACAACGAGCGCGTCGAACTCACCGCGTCGGCTGGCTACCGCGTGCGCGGCCAGCCCGAGGGCTACAACCTGACGCAGGGCTTCAAGTGGGGAATCGGCGCGGCCTACCCGAGCCGTTCGAAGTTCAGGATGATCGCCGAAATGCACGGCGAGGCCCTCGTGGATCAGGAGCAGACCTACACCGGTCCCTCCCTGGCCGGGATCGGCATGCCGAGCGCGTGGGATCCGGATGCCACCCGCGACCTGTTTGGCGGCTTCCAGTACTCCGCCACCAACGGCGTGTACTTTGGCGCGGGCATCGGCTACACCGCGTCGTACTACCGCCACCGCAGCGACTTC is a window encoding:
- a CDS encoding S41 family peptidase produces the protein MRYRSVVAAVLAIVVSAVIGGVYGKGAQATTNTVPEHYRTFTAALSAIQSQYSQPVESDRMVYGAINGMLQTLDPHSSFMDPRSYAQMRERQEGRYYGLGLTIQSVDGDITAVRVFEGSPAFTNGIRRGDVIADVEGTSTKGWTTEATVNKLKGPKGTFVKIGVRRKGFERLLEMNVMRDQVSIPSLSASFMIDATTGYVGITDFAEHTDEDLGLALEALTRRGMKRLVLDLRSNPGGQLDQAIKITNRFVPRGSMVVYTRGRVANSDSDYRATDTPGYLDLPMITLVNRNSASASEIVSGALQDYDRSLVVGETTFGKALVQSVYKISGGAGLALTTARYYTPSGRLIQRPWDSSFDEYITYTYKDQGERAKTADQLKLTTSGRKVYSGGGIEPDLRFDGPVEGFSPTRFGRALQGRGLFAGYAEQYSADGDTRIGHSGPSRKIVKKGFAVEDAMVAEFKAYVAGRNVKIEEADWTKDLEFIRAMIRYHIDEAVFDIATARQRLVTVDPQARFAISKFPEAEQLQAQFRTRTARR
- a CDS encoding TatA/E family twin arginine-targeting protein translocase codes for the protein MFGSIGMPELIIILVIALIIFGPRKLPELGKSLGRSLNEFKKASTDLQNTLEQEIKIEEQKEAAAKPEQTAPPHTVTPGPSSEADAPRETVSRT
- the tatC gene encoding twin-arginine translocase subunit TatC, translated to MALVPFPSQRQDDDSRDLPAPVSSTSPFEEPEEPAEGRMTFLEHLDELRKRITHAVGALLVGFIIAFAFIERIFGFVYLHLAKDVPGGKLIFTEPAEAFFLWIKIAALTGVLISSPYIMWQVWLFIAPGLYSKEKRLAIPFVLVSSSLFVGGAAFAHYFVFPAAWQFFASFSNEFMEFMPRVAPVFSLYVKLTLSLGLVFQLPVLIFVLARLGIVTAGFLLKNFKYAVLFIFIAAAVITPDGNPVVQVMVAGPMVVLYLLGIAAAWLFGKSKKPDRADD
- a CDS encoding OmpA family protein; the protein is MKIIRQLAFGLSLTVVAASGAWAQDAKPGSSTIFGDTGLWFVSTGETLPKGKWSGGLQLVNFDRSEGFSDITDIGGMFGFGVSDRVELFGTVGFRRIDADLVPVALNGQPQDYLINKGWSTGIGDMVLGAKFNLLSKANSYNSALRVSVKVPTASADDGLGTGKADFQFDLISSREYNERVELTASAGYRVRGQPEGYNLTQGFKWGIGAAYPSRSKFRMIAEMHGEALVDQEQTYTGPSLAGIGMPSAWDPDATRDLFGGFQYSATNGVYFGAGIGYTASYYRHRSDFTVSEDSDFDRLGLQVRIGYYPGAPSAIVQPAAPVAPPMPANRPPTVKARCEPCTVEVGRQLTASADAQDPDGDTLTYRWSSPTGSFGNAGDRQTPWTAPGQVGAVPLTVTVDDGKGMTATDTITVQVIAPAAKKQFVFEDVHFDFDRYTLRAEATRILDEAIKAMSEDPSMRLTVEGHTCNIGTTEYNLALGERRSNAVRDYLASRGVAADRLQSVSYGEERPKHDNSREETRRLNRRAAMTIRLQ